A window of the Henckelia pumila isolate YLH828 chromosome 3, ASM3356847v2, whole genome shotgun sequence genome harbors these coding sequences:
- the LOC140888158 gene encoding uncharacterized protein: MGCIFTPYNRVSLASTLFIVFAVVVAVDIQLSTISFTPLASAPAHGEKPPKFSGADFKRWQQKMLFYLTTLNLSRFLKEDPPIVVEGDSDTQRRTAIDAWNHSDFLCRNYILNGLDDTLYSVYSSVKMAKELWDSLEKKYKTEDAGIKKFVVGKFLDFKMVDSKTVMSQVQEIQIILHDLLAEGMEINEPFQVASIIEKLPPMWKDFKTTLSTNVRS; this comes from the exons ATGGGTTGCATCTTTACGCCTTATAAC agagtttctctcgcctcgactttgTTCATCGTTTTTGCTGTTGTTGTTGCTGTTGACATTCAA ttgtctacaatttcattcacTCCGCTTGCTTCCGCACCTGCACATGGAGAAAAGCCGCCAAAGTTTTCTGGTGCTGACTTCAAACGTTGGCAGCAGAAGATGTTGTTCTATCTGACAACACTCAATCTGTCTAGATTCCTGAAGGAGGATCCCCCTATCGTCGTTGAAGGCGATTCTGATACCCAAAGGAGGACCGCTATTGATGCATGGAACCACAGCGATTTCCTATGCAGAAACTACATTTTGAATGGCCTTGATGACACTCTTTATAGTGTCTATTCATCAGTCAAGATGGCCAAGGAACTCTGGGATTCTTTGgaaaagaaatacaaaactGAAGATGCCGGCATAAAAAAGTTTGTGGTTGGCAAATTTCTAGACTTCAAAATGGTAGACTCTAAAACTGTGATGAGCCAAGTGCAAGAGATACAAATCATCTTGCATGACTTATTGGCCGAAGGAatggaaatcaatgaaccattccaaGTCGCGTCTATCATTGAGAAGTTGCCTCCGATGTGGAAGGACTTCAAAACTACCTTAAGCACAAACGTAAGGAGTTGA